Proteins encoded by one window of Fodinicurvata sp. EGI_FJ10296:
- a CDS encoding DUF4129 domain-containing protein yields the protein MIGLALFIAMEMAWIAAVALLTDGFITGTPHTMLAAVVLAYPVATAASGQIDRLNRPVWRVAATTLAYAVVASGAIALLVPDLTAPASLRLGSIGSWLADDRAAHRSIAIAAIVGFCWVRGTMLAGRQIDGYVVGLGFQIGLAALLAVHGLAALRGIDLPGAVAVTVVFVCTGLLALWHTRAGSRDGRRRDPAGAILGLALVLIFAGAVMVALNPAVLQAGLDLLARLWSAVVAVVIWFLSLFPDPDTEPMDLPPPDAAPMSGRPEPQAPVFQPMAWMRTLFGIMFFGGFAVMIALMLLVNLRDLIAWLRQRIQRTPGLAYDRSRRRFGATFLAICAALIEGLAAWARRWRQRLTFGWTRSERPTAERRLYRTLLARLTARGWPRRASETPLEYAGRMKGTWPGTGGDMHVLTRRFMADRYGAVTRHPSARLDRLWKKIRRSLDKVPYRPDSPPTDQPSGQPTNMDQDDARRR from the coding sequence TTACCGGCACGCCTCACACGATGCTTGCCGCCGTGGTACTGGCTTATCCGGTGGCGACCGCGGCCAGTGGGCAGATCGACCGCCTGAACCGCCCGGTCTGGCGCGTCGCCGCTACCACCCTGGCATACGCAGTTGTGGCGTCCGGCGCCATCGCCTTGCTGGTTCCCGATCTCACCGCCCCGGCATCGCTGCGGCTCGGATCGATCGGATCGTGGCTGGCTGACGACCGCGCGGCCCATCGCTCCATTGCCATCGCGGCCATTGTCGGTTTCTGCTGGGTTCGCGGCACCATGCTCGCCGGCCGGCAGATCGACGGCTATGTCGTCGGATTGGGCTTCCAGATCGGGCTGGCCGCCCTGCTTGCCGTCCACGGGCTGGCGGCACTGCGCGGCATCGACCTGCCCGGCGCTGTGGCGGTGACCGTCGTCTTCGTCTGCACCGGGCTTCTGGCGCTCTGGCACACGCGGGCGGGCAGCCGCGACGGTCGCCGCCGCGACCCCGCCGGCGCCATTCTGGGCCTGGCGCTGGTGCTGATTTTCGCCGGCGCGGTCATGGTCGCCCTCAACCCGGCGGTGCTGCAGGCCGGGCTCGACCTGCTCGCCCGGTTGTGGTCGGCCGTCGTAGCCGTTGTTATCTGGTTTCTATCGTTGTTCCCGGACCCCGACACCGAACCGATGGACCTGCCGCCGCCGGACGCGGCGCCAATGTCAGGCCGACCCGAACCACAGGCGCCGGTCTTTCAACCCATGGCCTGGATGCGCACGCTGTTCGGCATTATGTTCTTCGGCGGCTTCGCCGTAATGATCGCCTTGATGCTGCTGGTCAATCTGCGCGACCTGATCGCTTGGCTGCGCCAGCGGATCCAGCGCACGCCGGGATTGGCCTATGACCGATCCCGACGCCGCTTCGGTGCCACATTCCTGGCCATATGTGCGGCACTGATCGAGGGGCTTGCGGCGTGGGCGCGGCGCTGGCGCCAACGGCTCACGTTCGGCTGGACGCGCAGCGAACGGCCGACGGCCGAGCGGCGCTTGTATCGAACGCTCCTGGCCCGACTGACGGCACGCGGTTGGCCCCGGCGGGCCAGCGAAACGCCGCTGGAATATGCCGGCCGGATGAAGGGCACCTGGCCCGGCACCGGCGGCGACATGCATGTGCTGACCCGGCGTTTCATGGCCGATCGCTATGGCGCCGTCACCCGGCATCCGAGCGCCCGTCTTGATCGTCTGTGGAAGAAGATCCGGCGCTCCCTCGACAAGGTACCCTATCGCCCCGATTCCCCGCCAACTGACCAGCCATCCGGCCAGCCAACCAATATGGACCAAGACGATGCCCGACGCCGATGA